cgagaagacttagccctcgcacgaagtgtaacctgtatacgacgcttattagaccggttgttctctacgggcacgagacatggatattgctcgaggaggacctgcgtacactcggagtattcgagcgacgagtgttaagaaccatctttggcggcgtacaggagaacggaatgtggaggcgaaggatgaaccacgagctcgcgcgactctacggcgaacccagtatccagaaagtggtgaaggctggccggatacgctgggcgggacatgttgcgagaatgccggatgactgtcctgcaaaacaggtgttcgccacgaatccggtaggaacaagacgagcaggggcgcaacgggcgaggtggttagaccaagtggagcgtgatctggcgaacgtggggtgcccgagaaattggagaacggttgccatggaccgagtgaattttaggaattatgttcgtcaagttatgtcgtaagacggaatactatgtaaataaaataaaataaaataaaaaataagttgcACTCATGGTTGAAAATGTATATAAATAATTTTAGCTGTTAAACaatgataatttgaaattttgattaactTTTCGTTCTGGTAACtagttttacgaaaatttaCCTAATTGAAACTGTTTCcaataatcaataaaattacTGGCAATTAAAAACCTGCCAGTAGTTTGATTTATCAAACAATCAACTAAACTCTAGCGCTTTTGAAATCTGTGAAACttgattaaaatcaaattaaaagcctaaaatatcaacttaaaaagtGAGTTGTTAAACAAATTCATGCCATTCTTTGCAAAGAACACGAAGGAAAatataactgatttttttttaacgaaaaaaattatttttattcaatttttcacatGTTTTCGATGATTCTATTCTATTGATATCAAGAATAAACTGTCATTACAGAACACTGAGCTTTTTTTCTGTAGTATTGCTAATCACAGTTGtcgttatttgaaatttatatttaaatttctatttacttctgttttattggttttttgagATACCCTAGATCATTTATGAATGGAACGATTGTTTCGGTTGATTTTTTAAGGGATTTTTAACGGCTTTCAGTCTCGGATgtttaagtaaaaacgactCCAACACGTTTTCaactccaacgtttcgatccttattggatcttcatcaggggctataaagtgtcgttttcttgttAAGTTTGACAAGATAAGCTCAATCATACTTAACAAGAAAACGACCCTTTTCGCGACTGATGAAgttccaataaggatcgaaacgttgaagtaaaaaaaacagtcgtttttacttaaaaatccgaGACTGAGAGCCgttaaaaatcctttaaaaaaagataccctagtttaaaatttaaaaaaaaacgatctgtTCTGAAATGATCAATGAAAGTTCTGTTTGAAAGCACATGTTAATGAACCCAGCCTTTTTTCACTATATTTGGTAGCAGAAAGTCTTGAATGAAGCGAATTTTTTAGATACCaattttttgtagaataaagttgccaaaaaaacactaagtacactgaggttttttttacaaattgaagaCGAGTATCGTGCAAAAAATTCATGAATAGAAACGATTATTGTTCTTCGTGAAAAGAAGAAACTTGATACGTGAAACGTGAGTTGCGATTAGAGAAAAGCATGAGACGTGCGATAATGAGTTGAACCGTGAGATGTGACAAGATGAAGATACGGAGTGTGATACGGTGAGGAAGAATGTAAAACGTTAGACTTCAGATAAAACAAGATACGACGTGAGCAGATGAGTTGAGACGTAAGATGAAGACATGAATCATGAGAAAATGAGATGATATGTGAATCGTGAGATGAGATAGGATGAAGACAGGATgaagacatgagacgtgagaagatAAGCTGAAGTACGAGATGTAACAGGATGAAGAAGTGTTAGACGAGAAAAGTGAGACGCGAGATGTGTTACCTGGAAACGTAAAAAATGATAGGTGAGACGTGAGACGCAAGTTTTCTGATTGAGAATTATTTTATGAATAGTTCAGAATTCCAAAGCCAAGCGTTCTGAATTGAGAATTCTTTTAGTGGGTTGATTCTCGGCTTTCAGTCTCAAGTTTTTCAGTTAAAACGACTTTATTATTACATATCCAACGTTTCCATCTTCATCAGGgacttaaatttttaacaaaattaagttTACGTCTACTGAATCTAAGTGATTCTTACTGAAAAAGTTGTCGTTTTTTCATTCGGTTTGATACGGCGTATCGTTTAATGCTGTCGGTTTCTGTTTCAAACTATTGTAAAATGTGTTGGatttatgttataattttatatgtGACTTAcagttcaaaattctttttctggGCTATTGTCTTGttgatttttgtcgtttttactaaaaaaaaaacttgagactgAAAGACGAGAATCAACCCACTAAAAGTAAACTAAACAGTCGCCCCAAAaagagaattcagaatttagaatgaTAATTCCGAAACTGGATTCGGAATTGAGAACCAGAgttcaggattcagaatcagaattcgagatctaaaattcagaaacagaagCAGAATCAGAGTCCAAAAACAGAATCAGATTTGAGATTAAGAcataagaattcagaatttagaagtAAGAATCGATAATAAGAACAagaaatggaaatttaaaaagagtaccagaaattcaaataaaaagttagAATACTGATTCTAAAGAAAATTTAGAGCTCAAATGTGGGAATcaatgttcaaaataaaaattcagtttcagaaaGTACAATTTggaatcagaataaaaaattacaaatcaagaatcagaaatcaaattacatggattttttcacgaaaatttgtgtttaaatAATGTTCTTTTTGATTGGAAAGGTGTGATGGTCTTGactttcaatcaaaatattattctacTTAATGCGACAACCTTTAGAATTGACACATTTTGATATACTGTTTGCAACTCAAATTgttccttattcaaatattttattttatttatacaatttatgaaattttcaagttgaaaatgacATTATAGATTTCTCAAATATAGTGTTTTGATTGTttactgaattttatttttagtttttcattgtATTCAAACAACTTTCTATACCGGCACTCAAATGTGTGTATTTGTTAGACTATAGTTTAAATCCCCTTTGCAAGAACTCAAAACACAACAGAACACAAACACTACACCAAAACTCAACCACCAACACTGATGTAAATAAGCCAACCaacaccaacaaaaaaaattgccataCTTGTTTTCCACAGGGTGACACTTCGGGTGACTACAAGCGTGCTCTGCTGGCCATCAGTGGATGTTACTAGTCTCGCAAAACACGATGGGTGATATCTACTTATGATGGTGATGAAGACGTGACCATGAACTCTCGAAAACGTTAACCAGTTGaaagttttttctttttctctcaattttaatgttttattttcctACAAGAAGTAATCCATTGATCTGTTCTTAAAACGAAACCAAACACCTAATGTACactctaaagaaaaaaaaagtgcctTTTTCTTTGACAGCATTATTATTTCACCAAACTAAATCACATTGACAGAAGTATTCATACGCTACATTACTTTTATAAGAACAAAAAATCACATCCTCCATAGGcctacgataaaaaaaaacactgagaCTTACTACGTAAGTgacgttaagttttttttctgcaaattgTTAATGCTTGTACTCGAAGAAGCAAATGAACAAATTATTTGTGTTTTGGAAATCaaatgtcaaaataaaaaaaatgtttgaaaaaaaccgaaaaacgcTAGTCTTATGTTTTATTAACCATCACCAAAAAAACACACCACACATCCACTCTGGCTTTACGTGTCATGTCACTAACACACAAACACCGTTCTGAGGAACAATCTTTGTATACGATTTTAACCACACTTTCTTACACATCACTACTGAAAGCATCATATTGGCTAAGTCActgttttcttcttctttaaATTCACCGGTAATTAttcgtttcgatttttttttcttaaatattttgttgtcaAAATGTTTAGTGTAAagttaaaaggttttttttttctttttttcctgtgTTCCTtcaattttcgttttgaattgtGCACCGTTTGCAGGAAGACCTCGGTGGAGATAACGCTGAATTGCTGTACCATTTGGCCGCTTACTGAATACAAAAAGTTCTGtttaaatcaagttttgttgAAGCTTTTCTAATAACGCACAAAATTGTCGCGGCAGGTTCGATTATACATTCCAGGCGCAACCGCAAAGCAACGCTATCATTTTCATGCACCATTTAGATCTAGAACCAAGGCATATAAAGCAATGTGCACAGATATTCAAAAACGGTCGATCCTATTATATTTAcatggaaaaatattcaaatacagATGATATTTAACGTAGCAATGGGTGTCCTTTTTCttgtgtttttatgttaaaactttcagtcttcgattatttttttggtaaattattttttctggtgtaaagataatttttgtggagctttttttatttttataattcaaatatatGTGTGTTATACTGATTCTGActggatttgaaaaaattattgatcCCAATCCCAACATAAGTtgaaatgataacaaaattttgcttgaGATAGATTATTTCAGAACTGCTTCCGAGCACCTTAGAATTTatatgaaacgaaaaaaataacaaatctaaATTGTGggtgtttgttaattttttttacaagttttacgTACCTACTGTTTAGTTTTTTCcatatacagtttttttttctcaagggattttaagcatcactggcttattcatcccgaaatTTCCATATACTGTACAGTAACTGTGGAGCTGCGCCTTTGAACGTTTAGTTGTGTTAGCGATTGTTATCATTGTTGATGTTGCGGAACTTCTCTACACTCTTTGAGAACTCTGACACAAGAAGCATACTTAGAACGCCAAAGTTGTcatataaacaataaatttatgccaactttaatttttttctgagctAGATGACACTTTAAGTTTGGAATAAAGGTAAAAAATCACCAccaatcaaggttgccgaaaaaaattctgtgtttttgacaaaaaaaattctcgaattctgtgatttgaacctaaaattctgtgacggttttctgtgacgcttttttataaagttcatagggaaatcatgtcaaacatctaaaaaatggaaatttcctACAGTTTAAACTGAATAATATCAATCTACATTaccttattttcatattttcataaattatagtcagaaataaaaagtcgagaatgacaaaaaaaataaattttggaaatctgtacaaaatttagaaattctgtgaattctgtgaaaatttttaaaattatgtgatctgtgacgaaatttagctcaaaattctgtgataatacagatttttctgtgatttcggcaaccttgccaccAATACGCATAAGATTGTTTGAGTAAACTTTTAGAAACGCTCCAGAAAATCAAATTACGCAAGTCTAAAACTTTTTTCCGAGCTCTAAAGCTGATACGAATAATTTTGTACTCTATACAAATACGCAATTAGCTTTTTTTCTAGaagcttcttttttgaaaaaaaatatttttgacaacacTGTTTATTACTACTAATTCGCTGCCccgaagctgcgctgctgccatctggggtATTTAATGCGAAGTTGTGTGACCAGCATTCCGGGTAAACGATAAATAACAGACTATTTTAGATTTCTTTGAGTAAAATGCTATTCTATTTGTTAGCcattcaaaaaccatttttctGTGTTTGCATTTTTTGATTATTGGATCAACATTgcaaccactgaccatactgactggacactcgatttcgtttgttagatgatttttccaacagtacgcaatatcgattctaGAGTGCGcttcgatcgatttgaagaactGCTAttccagttagaaagtgccacacagcttttaaaaaaaataggcaattccTACGATAAAaccgggctaaacaggtacatttttcctacagggcatttgtatTGCGTATtgcgtcggtattgcgaacctgcaaaatttgacaaaaaaattattcaaaaaatggtgaGATCAAGGGTtacactccgatggttggtttgaacttcgtgtggatcctaaaGTGGccccttatacttcttaaccaatTTGGTCCGAAATCAAATtagaaaaatcaacagttcatgagctttcaagtcgacaataaagaattttcgaagcacaaaatgcgtaaaaggagcaaatttgtgcaaattttttttaccatgtctttttgcatcgtaaatatctcaaacacacgttaacttaaaaatttatcaaaaatacaacgctactaaaattttgcatatccgagccctattaacgtagctatcaccgaaataaagtgcccggatacaaaatgatcatagccttaactCAAATCTgatacattttataaaaaaaaactgtattctacaaaattgtgcaaaacactttcgataactcaaagatactaaatttgtagaatttgatcCAGTCATTTCTCTGATAGAGAATGCTAAATTTTGGAGTTTTCGAGGAttgatttcttcgcggtccatAATTTGTAAACACAACGAACGACCTCTAAGAGGTTTCAAATGGAAATCAACTCTCTCGaagactaatttttgtttttgtgaaaaaaaaatgctgagttACTGGTCTATATTTTTTTACCCATTCGATAAAATATAAaggtttcaaaagaattttaaataaaaagcaaatttgAGCCAGCTCACATCTAAACTGTCTTCCACAAAATTACTGAAATCTTCAAAATCGAAAACTCAGAAAAGTGCTCAACTGATGCCAAAAAAAGggaaatgttttacaaaatcTGAATAATAAAGGATACTAgttgattaaaaatcaattttatgtttttgaaatacGGTTTTCATACATCAATTATCATCGATTGATTtcactaaaaattgaaaaaaaccaaatcaTTAGAATAAGAGAGGTCCAAGTCAAAATCTAACACCAGACTTGAATACAGAACGTcaaactattttgaaatcagttttcaaatattggcACCAGAAATGCTGTTATTTACCGTTATTTTTGTATctaactttttcactttttctataTTCGGATATAAAGGAAAGTAAAAGATTTCGAGTATTCAGCAAAATTGTGAAATCTAAGATGTTTTACAGTGTTGTCCCgtttgttttaaagaaaatttgcaattttcgtcaaatgatattttaaatcagattttgatccgtgtaaaataaaatatttaaattaaacatCCGTGTATTCGaggtcttttaaaaaaaatctaccctATATTCTTAACAAACCTTGGAATTTAATCCTCATCCTTCCCAGAAGTTAACACTTAATAAAGGTCTGATAAGGGTTTTTTTCGgtgctttcagggtgcgtccataaaaaagtcttgatgcaaaattaaaggtttcatgaatttattgagggtctcgaatttttttttatttggatgtgCCTGAATAAAGAGAATTGAGTAATACATATCGAAAATAGTAATCCTTAGCTAAATTTGACTAAAAAAGGATAGTTcaagttttttcgaaaattcaaaaaataaatttggcaaagcttcacattttttatcaaatcttcaataagaatattaatgctttaaattatgtaaatgtttaaaactcaGCTTGAtccgtttttcatttttaaatacacATTTAAAGAAACAATTCAATTAGTTTTAAAGCCAATAAAATGTGCTGCCAAAGTTTTGAATGTTTAGCTATATTTACAATGTTTTCGTCCAAACTAAAACAAATTTCCCGAAAAAGACTCTAACGCCTCCCTTCTGCTTTTTCTCATTACAGGAGGATTGCGAAGGAGATCTGGGAGATTTGCTGGCAACACTGGCTTCGTATTAAGCACGCTTGcgaaaacaaaaatccaatTCGATTGTTTCTGTTTAACACAAACTCAAAAAGATTTTAAACCTATTTTTCTCACGTTTGTCGAACTTTTTTCGAGCCACCACTCAGCACATTGAAACGGTTTAGAATTAGTTTTTAAGTCAGGAACAAACTATAGGAGATTAAGTCTTAAATTCATTCGATCGGTACActaaacaaaattcatttacGGTGTTTGggcagctttttttttgtttttaacgacTTTTGTTATTGCGGCACCCAAACCGAGTTTCATATCTTTATTCGTCTATCTCCATCCCATTGCAGGAAGATCTGGGCAGCGACTTGGGTAATTTGCTCGCCGAATTGGCTTCATTCTAGAGAGGAATCTACGCGATACCACCTTAACTAACTCGAATCATTTGTACACTATTGGCCTTACAATCAAATTTGTTATACGACAATGTTAAAAacattctgaatatttttttgatgttttattcAATTTGGTATTATATAGCTTTTGAagcatttatatattttttaaatatattatttaaTCTTACACGGAAATtaacttaataaattttattcagaaaaaacttaaatccgGTAACagtgacgtttttttttaataaggaaCCTTCTATGAAGCCTCAAAACACTAACAGAAAAACGCCTTCCTTTGCCGAATGATAATAATGATGACACTGTCCCTGTTTATTTATCGCTCACATAATCAATTGATCGCTGTCCGCCCCATCATCACTCCCCACCAATGTTTAACTTGAGCGTAAATCATTGTGCGAATGcaatttttgttacaggacGACTTGAGCGGTGATTATGAACGTGTTCTAGTAACTCTGTGCAGCCACTAAACTAAAAATGCCAAATGCTGAAAGACGAACATGAATTTTCGGCTGTTTCACTCGAACAAAACTCGAAAGTATTTTTATCACGTGTTTTATCAAACATTGTCATCGTTGTTGTTTCACTTGATGGTTAAAATTATTCACCTAGAAATACGTGTATCACAGATCGGGATCTACTTATACTAAATATACACCAATAAAACCTAAACTAGTAGCAACTTTCATTTATTCCGAACCCCCCTTATGCCAAAGGCGCTGATTTGGAAATTTACGGCCATCCGGGGCCGGTACAGACTCTTTTCGACGAAGGCCACAAATATATCAGTTGCTGCCTCCGCTCGTTGACTGGAAACTGGACCCAGCAATACCCGTTGGTTGATTTTGTGCCCATGGCTTTCTCCGAGGGCTGGAACTATTACGGAAGCCGATTCTCCGGAAATGATACGGGTGGTAACGTCGTTGGTTATAACGATCTGCAAGAGTATGAttcgttttgcaaatttttaggGCTGTAAAAGCCCCTTAACAAAATCGGTTCCgaattttcaacagaaaataaGGGAGAAAAATTCCTGCAAACTTAGCTCGATATTAGGCTAAAGTGGAGTACACATTTACGACAGTTAGAGTTCTGAGTTGACGACAATCCAAGATATTGACCGAAGTCGAGTAATGGCTCTCAAAAAAGGTTTGATTACTTCACGTACTAAGCCCAGTATTCATTTTTACGATAACActctcgatctctacgtctggGGACggaattgtttgattttgttagCTCTTATAAGTACTTACCGCAAATTTGTACTGCTGGGCTAATGCATGTAGTTGGGTCAGCAACCGATGATTGACCCGTATCCTTTCTAAAGTACTTTCAATACTGTTCCTGATTATAAATGATAGTGAATCTATCACGACaagttttatctaaaaacaGAGATTATAATTAATtactttatcaaaaaaaaaacaattcacgaAATTAGAAAAGTCacatttccaaataaaaagaaacaatggTTACCTTTTCGCCGTTTTTCAACGTCTGCTCCAACTGTGCTACCTCATTCGTTAGCTCAGAAAACTCAGACACGTGCTTGTAGTAAACGCCATCCAGAAACGTTTCGgcagtcaaattttcgatcAGATGGTTAAGATCCTTACGATGTATCTGGACCAGCTTCTGGCAGTGTCTTACGCAAGCAGCagcaatttctaaaaaaaatgagacaaatatttttaatttttaaaatccacaTGATCATGATTGATAGGAGAGCTCTATACCAATATTGCAGCAAACATTTATTCTTGACTACAACTGACAGAAATATAATTTATCCTTTCAGTGGATTTAGATAACTTAATAGAACTTGTTAACATGAAAATGGAaagataataaaataaaaaaaaaacattttcaataaaaaccatTTATGGTAAACAATTTTAAAGCTCCGTTTTATAAAGATACAAATTTACAacagtttttctataaaaaaaaagttacgtaTTACTTTTTTGAactacaaatcttttcaactgttaaaaattattaaaataaaataattgtgaaatgaagggttaagacGCATATATCGAATCATATAGTGAAATTAGAAGATTAATTTCAAAGGCAATAAATTAtagtaatttcaaatttttaatgaaaatacgTGCAAGAATAGCTTCAATACAACGAACTGTaccatttgttgtcattttaacaaaaaaaaaatcttaccctTCAACCGATGAGgatcgaaattgaaatttgtatcaaaatacaACGCTTTGCCACCAAGTCCTCCAAACTGGGGTAGGATTTGAACGTTGATGCATAGCTGCAgactaaaaaaaaggaaaaatttaatagaaaataaATCCTCAAGACAATTGATGAGCATGGTGTAATACAAACCACATTTGCGTTTTGCCACTCCCAGGTGGACCACAAAACTCCGTTATCAATCCAACGGAAACACCATTTCCCATCGCTTGATCGAGGTCCCGACAAAACGTGATGATGTTATTTGTCTGTTTAGTTTCTTCCTTCCATAAATCTAGACACGATTTAGCAAACATGGTAGCTTTTGTATAACTTATTTCAGAtgaagaagaatttaaaaatttaaaattttcgggaATAATCCGTGTTGAGCGAACGCGCGCACGGTTTTGTTTACAAATATTTATGGCTGCGTACTTTCTTGCCTGATGCACGTTGAATGTAAAACAATCAATATAATGCAAATTTGCAAGAAAacgaagttttttaattttattttatttactttcctataacttttgaaattttacagaaatttttgGTCTGCGGTTACGAAAAgcaaaaaggaaattttgatTAGTTAACTTTCACTCAGAAACGAAAcaacccaaaattaagaacggcaaggcatcaaaacaaagttcgtctgacgttcttaattttgggttgCTGTCAACACCCCAAAAACAAAGTTCGCAGCTTGAACTGACTGCCCCAAAATTTTATCGTTCGGAAATTGTTTCGTTTGTTGTCGCCATGCTGTTTATATTTGTTGGAAGTCAATTGTGGTCAATTTTCTTTAAggaaaatttggtgaaaaatcGTAAGTActtcttaaaacataaattattaGTCATTTTATAAGTCATGTGTGATAAGCAAAacactatatttttatttttagcactatcaaatgaaaaaaaaatcattaacttGGAGGAATATGGACTAACAAATTAAACGGGGAACCAATGAAAAGGTGAGATGACAGCAAGAAAGattaacttattgaaaatagatttttgactATAgagttaattttaaagtttactattatcgttttaaattatttccaaaattttattacattaaTTATTGGAAATTGCCTTCTTTTACACTTCAAGATGTCCtctgaatattaatttttttttgttttctttttttcattacagAGCTTGAATTGCGGCACCACGAGTATAATAAATAGCAACCGAATATAACAcatctaatttaaaattaatttaaaaataaaaaacgttaCCAACaccgcttttgtttttttaattattatatgTCCATTTTAAATGCTatgataataaaattaatatcgTTTTCTCGTCAAAATGGCTTTCTCGATTTTGGGGTGTGCGAAAGAGCTcgattctcaagtttgggaaaacacctccaaacttattttcgtcgggagccagtttcatccgattttgcggcatttcAACTTAGTTTTGGGTTAGGATGGCCTACACTCTTGGCCGTCATAACCCAAAACCAAGTTgaaatgccgcaaaatcggatgaaactggctcccgacgaaaatgAGTTTGCGGGGGTTTTCTCAAACTTGAGAATAAACGTCATTCTCGCAACTTAATTTTGGGGCATTGGGATTTTTTTgggatatttttatttaatgaccCACTTATCAAAAgggattaaaaatatttgaaaaaatgacaatttgttattcatttaaaaaaatctattttaatgaaaatcctTATTGATTATAGAATTAAAATATTCTTTACAAAAACAAGTTGCCAGACCATAATGATGCTCTAATTGTGGTGATCACCACACCAACCAGGAATGAAAAAtgtcttgaaatgttttatgtTATCTTGCCTCCCGGAGATTGGCACTCCTTTAAGAACCATTTGGACCATCCAGCGTAGTGTTAACCGCAGTTCCCGTCTTCAGTGAGTTGTAATACTAAATCCGGGTTTTTCCAGATCGCCATTCGCTTCTTCCGGCTTCGACAATTTTGGTGCCATCGCAACAGGCCAAACAGGCAGTTGGCAGGCAGCGTGCtgtgctttgtttgttttgcatgAATATAGTGCATTGTATTCAACGGGTTTTGCCAGCTTCCGATGGCAAACATAATCCTTATAGAGGATTATTTGTTTCCGGCAAAACTAGTACCTGCGGTTGAGTTTGAGAGTGAAAAAATAAGACTGATTATGATAGGCAGAATCGGACTTACCGTAGGATTATCAGATGTGCTCTGGCAAATGGATCCATCGGATCCCTTTTTCTGCGGAACGGACGAAGACATTCGTTACAGCTGATTTCCGTTCTGGAGCTGTTAGCTTAACATTCCTCTTTGCGCTGccgtttgtattttttcgtttcTATGAATCGCTTATGGCAATGCTCGCTTTCGAATTGTGGCTTATCTCTGTGTGATCTACATTCGATAAAAcgtatgaaaaattataaatttgataaaataacgcGCGAGAATCGTGAGAATTTTCAAATCTTCTTACCAATCATCAACCAACCGATATATCGTATACGACTGACTTGTTGGGGAACAAAAACAACCTTTCAGAAAACAGGGAATTTTTTTTGGGGTGGTCAGTTCGAGGTACGAACTTTGATTTTGGTGCATAGACAACACCCCAAAATTAAGAAAGCAAGCCGAACTTGATTTTACTGCCCTGGCAAAGTCggttttgggttgttttgattctgagtgTAGAGTGTTCAATCAAACTCTCCAAATGAACGTAAACAAAAGTCCGCAGCCAGCAATAAAACCATGCAAGCTTTCATCAAAGTTATGCTCGAGATCTGTCTGTCTGgctctctctctttctcaaAACTCTCTTCAAGCTTATGCTAAAGCACCTCTCATCCTCATCTCAGTGTTGTTTGAGTCTTGGAAGTTGGAAGCGCcagaaatattattccaagcaCGAAGTAGGTTCCAGCCAGCCAGACTAGCTCATAACCGGCCAAACTTGCTGCTGttggtatgttttttttctgtcgtctTCTCGTATATGTTCACAAAGAAGAGAA
This sequence is a window from Uranotaenia lowii strain MFRU-FL chromosome 3, ASM2978415v1, whole genome shotgun sequence. Protein-coding genes within it:
- the LOC129758750 gene encoding DNA repair protein RAD51 homolog 3-like, with amino-acid sequence MFAKSCLDLWKEETKQTNNIITFCRDLDQAMGNGVSVGLITEFCGPPGSGKTQMCLQLCINVQILPQFGGLGGKALYFDTNFNFDPHRLKEIAAACVRHCQKLVQIHRKDLNHLIENLTAETFLDGVYYKHVSEFSELTNEVAQLEQTLKNGEKIKLVVIDSLSFIIRNSIESTLERIRVNHRLLTQLHALAQQYKFAIVITNDVTTRIISGESASVIVPALGESHGHKINQRVLLGPVSSQRAEAATDIFVAFVEKSLYRPRMAVNFQISAFGIRGVRNK